Proteins encoded within one genomic window of Candidatus Aminicenantes bacterium:
- the recA gene encoding recombinase RecA translates to MAENTNKTTALNNAVSQIEKQFGKGSIMKLGGKEVVQIPAISSGCIALDIITGIGGYPRGRVIEVYGPEGSGKTTLALHAIAEAQKAGGYAAFIDAEHALDPLYAQKLGVNIDELYIAQPDWGEQALEIAEILVRSGGVDIIVVDSVAALVPKAELEGDMGDSHMGLQARLMSQALRKLTAIVARSKTTFVFINQLREKIGMFVGNPEVTTGGRALKFYASMRIEIKRTMAIKEGTDVVGNRVRIKIVKNKMAPPFKEVETDLYYGRGFSKESDIIELGVLYEIISKTGAWYSYNENRLGQGKEAVRKLFEENPTLFEEIKAKVIEKTTAPSAEKEPG, encoded by the coding sequence ATGGCTGAAAACACCAACAAGACAACCGCCCTGAACAATGCCGTATCGCAGATCGAAAAGCAATTCGGCAAGGGCTCGATCATGAAACTGGGAGGAAAAGAAGTGGTGCAGATCCCCGCCATCTCCTCCGGCTGCATCGCCCTGGACATCATCACCGGCATCGGCGGCTATCCGCGCGGCCGGGTCATCGAGGTCTACGGACCGGAAGGATCGGGAAAAACCACGCTGGCCCTGCACGCCATCGCCGAGGCCCAAAAAGCGGGAGGCTACGCCGCATTCATCGACGCCGAGCATGCCCTCGACCCCCTGTACGCCCAGAAACTTGGGGTAAATATCGACGAACTGTACATTGCCCAGCCCGATTGGGGCGAACAGGCGCTGGAGATCGCCGAGATTCTGGTCCGTTCGGGAGGCGTCGACATTATTGTTGTGGACAGCGTGGCCGCCCTGGTGCCCAAAGCCGAATTGGAAGGAGACATGGGCGACAGCCACATGGGACTCCAGGCCAGGCTGATGAGCCAGGCGCTGAGGAAACTGACCGCCATCGTCGCCCGCTCGAAAACCACCTTCGTTTTTATCAACCAGCTGCGCGAAAAGATCGGCATGTTCGTCGGCAATCCCGAAGTCACCACCGGCGGCCGGGCGCTGAAATTCTACGCCTCCATGCGCATTGAGATCAAAAGAACCATGGCCATCAAGGAAGGAACCGATGTCGTCGGCAACCGGGTAAGAATCAAGATTGTCAAGAATAAAATGGCCCCGCCTTTCAAGGAGGTGGAAACCGACCTCTATTACGGCAGGGGTTTTTCCAAGGAGAGCGACATCATCGAGCTGGGAGTTCTTTATGAAATAATAAGCAAGACCGGGGCCTGGTATTCCTACAACGAGAACCGTCTGGGCCAGGGCAAGGAAGCGGTGCGCAAGCTGTTTGAGGAAAATCCGACCCTGTTCGAGGAAATCAAAGCCAAGGTCATTGAAAAGACAACCGCGCCCAGCGCCGAAAAGGAACCGGGTTGA
- a CDS encoding type II toxin-antitoxin system VapC family toxin, with protein MLTGIDTSYFYALAAGHSAAVEAWENRELLTSVLCFYELKKRLLKGDLKTWPTVLEDIAKAVEVVPITTAAALQAGQVAQTTGMPAFDAFIISSFVNAGCAEILTMDHHFKLFAKKGLKITLLSL; from the coding sequence ATGCTGACCGGGATTGACACCAGTTATTTCTATGCCCTGGCCGCCGGCCATTCGGCCGCGGTGGAGGCTTGGGAGAACCGTGAACTCCTTACTTCGGTTCTTTGCTTTTATGAACTTAAAAAAAGACTGCTAAAAGGCGATTTAAAAACCTGGCCCACCGTTCTGGAAGATATCGCCAAAGCCGTAGAAGTCGTGCCCATAACCACTGCTGCCGCCTTGCAGGCGGGCCAAGTGGCGCAAACGACCGGCATGCCCGCATTTGACGCGTTCATCATCAGCTCCTTCGTCAACGCCGGCTGCGCGGAGATCCTCACCATGGACCACCATTTCAAATTGTTCGCGAAAAAAGGGCTAAAAATAACCCTTTTATCATTATGA
- a CDS encoding DivIVA domain-containing protein: protein MKLTPQEILNQVFSKKFKGYNPDEVKNFLQQIVETMESEIQEKEALKTKMEKLRESLAKIEKKEELLRDTLIAAQKFSSEIKINSHKEAELIIKDAEMKSEEIVKHAFTRQMAIKEEINSLQFKRKEIENDIIHLLNSLKELIETYHKQDEEFDKIEYLGK from the coding sequence ATGAAATTAACGCCCCAGGAAATTCTGAACCAGGTTTTTTCAAAAAAATTCAAGGGCTACAATCCCGACGAGGTCAAGAACTTTTTGCAGCAGATCGTGGAAACCATGGAGAGCGAAATCCAGGAAAAGGAAGCCCTGAAAACGAAAATGGAGAAGCTGCGCGAAAGCCTGGCCAAGATCGAAAAAAAAGAGGAGCTCCTGCGCGACACCCTGATCGCCGCCCAGAAATTCTCCAGCGAGATCAAGATCAACTCCCATAAAGAGGCCGAACTGATCATCAAGGACGCCGAGATGAAATCGGAAGAGATCGTCAAGCACGCCTTCACCAGGCAAATGGCCATCAAGGAAGAGATCAACAGCCTCCAGTTTAAAAGGAAGGAGATCGAAAACGACATCATCCATTTGCTGAACTCGCTGAAGGAATTGATCGAGACCTATCACAAACAGGACGAGGAGTTTGACAAGATCGAATACCTGGGAAAGTAG
- a CDS encoding YggS family pyridoxal phosphate-dependent enzyme gives MAIKENLERIRQNIEKACLRVKRDPGQVQIVAVCKDQGVTRIRQVCDLGVRLLGENKVQEAEHHMRQLADSAIVWHFIGKLQKNKINKLLTAFQLIESVDGVKSLEHIHKRVDTPVELFIEINIAEEKNKSGFTIDGLKKALSYLANLNKTVITGLMAVPPYFEDTEKVRPYFSRLRELKDEINQMAIANLKISHLSMGMSHDYEVAVEEGATIVRIGTALFGKRNG, from the coding sequence ATGGCCATCAAGGAAAACCTTGAACGGATCAGGCAAAACATCGAAAAAGCCTGCCTGCGGGTAAAAAGGGACCCCGGTCAAGTCCAGATCGTGGCCGTTTGCAAGGACCAGGGCGTGACTCGGATCAGGCAGGTCTGCGACCTGGGTGTCCGTCTCCTGGGGGAAAACAAAGTTCAGGAAGCCGAACACCACATGCGCCAGCTTGCCGACAGCGCTATCGTCTGGCACTTCATCGGCAAGCTGCAGAAAAACAAGATCAACAAACTACTTACTGCCTTTCAGCTGATCGAATCGGTCGACGGCGTGAAGTCGCTGGAACACATTCACAAACGGGTCGACACGCCGGTCGAGCTGTTCATCGAGATCAATATCGCTGAAGAAAAAAACAAATCGGGTTTCACCATCGACGGGCTGAAAAAAGCGCTGTCCTATCTCGCCAACCTGAACAAAACGGTCATCACCGGCCTGATGGCCGTCCCCCCCTATTTCGAGGATACGGAAAAGGTCAGGCCTTATTTTTCGCGGCTGCGCGAATTGAAAGATGAGATCAACCAGATGGCCATTGCCAATCTCAAAATTTCGCACCTCTCCATGGGCATGAGCCACGACTACGAAGTGGCCGTCGAAGAGGGAGCGACCATCGTCCGCATCGGCACGGCGCTGTTCGGCAAGCGCAACGGATGA
- a CDS encoding formylglycine-generating enzyme family protein → MKKLALIFFALFFASSLLPAGTIANVIAHKDLLLTIDRGTSDGVATGMKGIVKAVYKEPSGEYTINIGIFTVKKASPRTAEVLIEIGKGLNPEDARYVVFDQDLLPVDTKAELKAESKTEPKTEINIPEKPAENADWYLEQGDREAEEGNAKIALQHYQKALALAPGNLIAKEKCNEMQMQIDLSERKGKFNDYLEKADANYEKDDVKFAFLYLVEGLRVYPEGSAEIQSRLTPMAEKYPQEIDALLVEKSKELKDVRKQLDAMLGRTETDKQTPAETKPAETKPAVAKTGTPTVKYSEPFLQKIAGKADKIRQNDKGYWEAVFSRNIVMIYIPEGKFSIGSPDKDGDADEHPVHKVFVSGYWIGKTEVTFAQFDAFCQETGLAKPDDEGWGRRERPVIYVSWKEANDFCAWLRKKTGLAFRLPTEAEWEKAASDRFPWGDAKPTSELANFDKELMKTSSVGSYPLGASPYGVLDMAGNVWEWLADWYDADYYANSADSDPQGPEEGTERVVRGGAWSNGADLIRSGNRSQENPESRLNIIGFRLALNGGTEAAGAKTEKTTTGKPAREVAKPAATQPSTSQEAKINEPFLLKVKGKADKIRQNDKGSWEAVFPRNIVMIYIPEGEFTIGSPAKSGDADEHPAHKVFVSGFWLGKTEVTFTQFDAFCQETGLAKPDDEGWGRTERPAIYVSWKEASDFCAWLRKKTGLAFRLPTEAEWEKAARDLYPWGDAKPTNKLANFDKELMKTSSVGSYPLGASPYGVLDMAGNVWEWLADWYADDYYANSADSDPQGPEEGTERVVRGGAWSNGAEQIRSGNRSQENPESRLNIIGFRLALSSE, encoded by the coding sequence ATGAAAAAATTAGCCCTCATTTTTTTTGCGCTGTTTTTTGCATCTTCGCTTTTGCCGGCCGGCACCATCGCCAACGTCATCGCCCATAAAGACCTGCTGCTGACCATCGATCGCGGCACGTCGGATGGAGTAGCGACCGGGATGAAGGGGATCGTCAAAGCCGTCTACAAGGAACCCAGCGGGGAATACACCATTAACATAGGCATCTTCACCGTAAAAAAAGCATCGCCCCGGACCGCCGAGGTGCTGATCGAAATCGGCAAGGGGTTGAATCCCGAAGACGCCCGCTATGTCGTTTTTGATCAGGACCTGCTGCCGGTCGATACGAAAGCCGAACTCAAAGCCGAATCCAAAACAGAACCCAAAACCGAAATCAACATTCCGGAAAAGCCGGCGGAAAATGCCGACTGGTATCTGGAGCAGGGTGACCGCGAAGCTGAGGAGGGAAATGCCAAGATCGCTCTGCAGCACTATCAGAAAGCCTTGGCCCTCGCGCCCGGCAACCTGATAGCCAAAGAAAAATGCAACGAAATGCAGATGCAGATCGACCTGAGTGAGCGAAAAGGGAAATTCAACGACTATCTCGAAAAAGCCGATGCCAATTATGAAAAAGACGATGTGAAATTCGCTTTCCTTTACCTGGTGGAAGGTTTGCGCGTCTATCCCGAAGGCAGCGCTGAAATCCAGAGCCGGCTGACGCCCATGGCCGAAAAATATCCCCAGGAGATCGATGCGCTGCTGGTGGAAAAAAGCAAGGAATTGAAGGATGTGCGCAAACAGCTCGATGCTATGCTGGGCCGGACCGAAACGGACAAACAGACGCCAGCCGAAACAAAACCGGCCGAGACCAAGCCGGCCGTGGCCAAGACCGGCACGCCGACGGTCAAGTACAGCGAACCTTTCCTGCAGAAAATTGCCGGCAAAGCCGACAAGATCCGCCAGAACGACAAGGGCTACTGGGAAGCGGTGTTTTCCCGGAACATCGTCATGATCTACATCCCGGAGGGAAAATTCTCCATCGGTTCGCCAGACAAAGACGGCGACGCCGACGAGCACCCGGTCCACAAGGTCTTTGTTTCGGGTTATTGGATCGGCAAGACCGAGGTCACCTTTGCCCAGTTCGACGCTTTTTGCCAGGAAACGGGACTGGCCAAGCCCGACGACGAGGGCTGGGGCCGCAGAGAACGCCCGGTGATCTACGTTTCCTGGAAAGAAGCCAATGATTTTTGCGCCTGGCTGAGGAAAAAGACTGGGCTCGCCTTCCGCCTGCCGACAGAAGCCGAGTGGGAAAAAGCGGCCAGCGACCGCTTCCCCTGGGGGGACGCAAAACCGACAAGCGAATTGGCCAATTTCGACAAGGAGCTCATGAAAACCAGCTCCGTGGGATCCTACCCGTTAGGCGCATCGCCCTACGGGGTGCTGGACATGGCCGGCAACGTCTGGGAGTGGTTGGCCGACTGGTATGACGCCGATTATTACGCGAACTCGGCCGACAGCGACCCCCAGGGTCCGGAGGAGGGGACGGAGCGAGTCGTGCGCGGCGGCGCCTGGAGCAACGGCGCCGACCTGATCCGCTCGGGCAACCGCAGCCAGGAGAACCCCGAGAGCCGGCTCAATATCATCGGCTTCCGCCTGGCCTTGAACGGCGGAACGGAAGCGGCCGGGGCCAAAACCGAAAAAACAACCACCGGCAAACCGGCACGCGAAGTGGCCAAGCCGGCGGCGACTCAGCCGAGCACCAGCCAGGAGGCAAAAATAAATGAACCTTTCCTGCTAAAAGTCAAGGGCAAGGCCGACAAGATCCGCCAGAACGACAAGGGCTCCTGGGAAGCGGTGTTTCCCAGGAACATCGTCATGATCTACATCCCGGAGGGAGAATTCACCATCGGTTCGCCGGCCAAGAGCGGCGATGCCGACGAACACCCGGCCCACAAGGTCTTCGTTTCGGGTTTCTGGCTCGGCAAGACCGAGGTCACTTTTACCCAGTTCGACGCGTTTTGCCAGGAAACGGGACTGGCCAAGCCCGACGACGAGGGCTGGGGCCGCACCGAGCGGCCGGCAATCTACGTTTCCTGGAAAGAGGCCAGCGATTTCTGCGCCTGGCTGAGGAAAAAGACTGGGCTCGCCTTCCGCCTGCCGACCGAGGCCGAGTGGGAAAAAGCGGCCCGCGACCTCTACCCCTGGGGGGACGCCAAACCGACAAACAAGCTGGCCAATTTCGACAAGGAGCTCATGAAAACCAGCTCCGTGGGTTCATACCCGTTAGGCGCATCGCCCTACGGGGTGCTGGACATGGCCGGCAACGTCTGGGAGTGGCTGGCCGACTGGTATGCCGACGATTATTACGCGAACTCGGCCGACAGCGACCCCCAGGGTCCGGAGGAGGGGACGGAGCGGGTGGTGCGCGGCGGCGCCTGGAGCAACGGCGCCGAGCAGATCCGCTCGGGCAACCGCAGCCAGGAGAACCCCGAGAGCCGGCTCAATATCATCGGCTTCCGCTTGGCCTTGAGCAGCGAATGA
- a CDS encoding HU family DNA-binding protein: MNKNELIKAVAGKANLKVSDMEKAINGTIAAITAELKKKGSVTLVGFGTFKVADRKARAGVNPKTGQKIQIKAARVPKFVAGKALKDKIKK; the protein is encoded by the coding sequence ATGAACAAAAATGAACTGATCAAAGCCGTTGCCGGCAAAGCCAATCTGAAAGTGTCAGACATGGAAAAAGCCATCAATGGCACCATCGCGGCCATCACGGCCGAGCTCAAGAAAAAAGGCTCGGTCACGCTGGTCGGTTTCGGCACATTCAAAGTGGCCGATCGCAAGGCTCGGGCCGGAGTGAATCCCAAAACCGGCCAGAAGATTCAGATCAAGGCTGCCCGGGTGCCAAAATTCGTCGCTGGAAAGGCGCTGAAAGACAAAATCAAGAAATAA
- a CDS encoding dCMP deaminase family protein, giving the protein MVNRPEKEAYYLNIAEVVSQRSTCLKVLIGAIIVKGDQIIATGYVGAPRHTRSSLEHGFCLRQKLHIPSGTQYELCRSVHAEQNAIINSARAGVSLFGGDMYIFGSGRDQGEVVFAFPCFICKKMIINAGLDRVIVSLPGKERFKIFRVDDWVKEWQEQDILEDSVRYGQSG; this is encoded by the coding sequence ATGGTCAACCGGCCGGAGAAGGAAGCGTATTACTTGAACATCGCCGAAGTGGTTTCCCAGCGCTCCACCTGCCTCAAGGTGCTCATCGGCGCCATCATCGTCAAGGGAGACCAGATCATCGCCACCGGCTATGTCGGCGCGCCGCGGCATACGCGCAGTTCACTCGAGCACGGTTTCTGCTTGCGCCAAAAACTGCATATTCCTTCGGGCACGCAGTACGAGTTGTGCCGTTCGGTTCATGCCGAGCAGAACGCGATCATCAACTCCGCCCGGGCCGGGGTCAGCCTGTTTGGCGGCGACATGTACATTTTCGGCAGCGGACGCGACCAGGGTGAGGTCGTCTTTGCTTTTCCCTGTTTCATCTGCAAGAAAATGATCATCAACGCCGGTTTGGACCGCGTGATCGTTTCGCTGCCCGGGAAGGAGCGCTTTAAGATTTTCAGGGTTGACGACTGGGTCAAGGAGTGGCAGGAGCAGGATATCCTTGAAGACAGCGTCCGCTACGGGCAGTCGGGATGA
- a CDS encoding AAA family ATPase: MKATAGPGWRIGLTGRMASGKGEAVRILKDYGFQYISLSDIVRREAAKLGPALNRGQMQDLGNRLRRDGGAGILGKMVREHIEAAQPSPWVIDGIRNPTEVAELKKMDRFFLVGIDSAVETILARMKRRKRATDAVGEAELRAALAREWGVGEPAGGQQVGPTMALADFTIANEGPLPELKIALDAVLRQIGVGHV; the protein is encoded by the coding sequence ATGAAAGCGACGGCGGGGCCGGGGTGGCGCATCGGGCTGACCGGGCGCATGGCTTCGGGCAAGGGGGAAGCGGTCCGTATCTTGAAGGACTATGGTTTCCAGTACATCTCCCTTTCCGATATCGTCCGCCGCGAGGCGGCCAAGCTCGGCCCCGCCCTCAACCGCGGCCAGATGCAGGATCTCGGCAACCGCCTGCGCCGGGACGGTGGCGCCGGCATCCTGGGGAAAATGGTGCGCGAGCACATCGAGGCCGCCCAGCCGTCGCCCTGGGTGATTGACGGTATCCGCAATCCGACCGAAGTGGCGGAGTTGAAAAAGATGGACCGCTTCTTCCTGGTCGGCATCGACAGCGCCGTGGAGACGATCCTGGCCAGGATGAAGCGGCGCAAACGCGCGACCGACGCGGTCGGCGAAGCGGAGCTGCGGGCGGCTCTGGCGCGCGAGTGGGGCGTCGGCGAGCCCGCAGGCGGGCAGCAGGTCGGGCCGACGATGGCCCTGGCCGATTTCACCATCGCCAACGAGGGTCCTTTGCCGGAACTCAAGATTGCGCTGGACGCGGTTTTGAGACAAATTGGAGTCGGGCATGTCTAA
- the coaD gene encoding pantetheine-phosphate adenylyltransferase: MSKKNMAVYPGSYDPLTNGHIDIIERGLKIFEKIVVAVLKNPAKTYLFNLEERCGIVRDVFKDESRIEIAHFEGLLVDFVKERGITTIVRGLRAISDFEIEFQMALMNRKIEPRIETIFFVPSETYSFLSSKLVKEIYLLGGEVPSMLPAIVDRKLKERYRPGS, from the coding sequence ATGTCTAAAAAAAACATGGCGGTTTATCCGGGATCGTACGACCCCTTGACCAACGGGCATATTGACATCATCGAACGCGGCCTGAAGATCTTTGAAAAGATCGTCGTGGCGGTCCTGAAAAACCCGGCCAAGACCTATCTGTTCAATCTCGAGGAAAGGTGCGGGATCGTGCGTGACGTTTTCAAGGACGAGTCAAGGATCGAGATCGCCCATTTCGAGGGGCTGCTGGTCGATTTTGTCAAGGAGCGGGGCATCACGACCATCGTCCGCGGTTTGCGGGCCATTTCCGATTTCGAGATCGAGTTCCAAATGGCCCTGATGAACCGCAAGATTGAACCGCGCATCGAGACGATATTTTTCGTCCCCTCGGAAACCTATTCCTTTTTGAGCTCCAAGCTGGTCAAGGAGATTTACCTGCTGGGCGGCGAGGTACCCTCCATGCTGCCGGCGATCGTCGACCGCAAGCTGAAGGAGAGGTACCGCCCCGGTTCGTAA
- the rseP gene encoding RIP metalloprotease RseP has protein sequence MNVLYQILTFLFVLGIIVLVHEFGHYVAARLMKIRVEVFSFGFGKRLLGKKVGETDFRLSLFPLGGYVRMAGEEEFDPKNPKPDEFLAKNRAQKIFTLLMGPTMNVVLALLLIFLVNLGGVKIDAYKLQQPVIGYIEKGSPAEKAGLLPGDTLLAINSRKTVNWKEVEITIGTNPKESLKIDFSRLGKPLTTSLNVASSSRYEIGYAGFYWQLPAEIGQLIKNYPAAKAGLQPGDIITAIDGQPISNYFELADIIHQAPGKMLHLTYTRGGRTLFCQLAPVDESGVGLIGFNAKIATTQIRYGLIAAIQNSFQEAGRLTLLTFNAFKKIIQRKISVKNLSGPIEIARVSQQMLISGFSNFFMLIAFISLQLGIVNLFPIPGLDGGHLLIFVVEAIIRRDLNQKLKTVLIYIGFSFLIVLMGFVILNDIAKTLPNGWKSILPFLH, from the coding sequence ATGAACGTTCTCTATCAAATTTTGACATTCCTGTTCGTGCTGGGCATCATCGTTCTGGTCCATGAATTCGGCCACTACGTCGCCGCCCGGCTGATGAAGATCCGGGTGGAGGTATTTTCATTCGGCTTCGGCAAGCGGCTCCTGGGTAAAAAAGTGGGCGAAACCGATTTCCGCCTCAGCCTGTTTCCCCTGGGCGGCTACGTGCGCATGGCCGGCGAGGAGGAATTCGACCCAAAAAATCCGAAGCCGGACGAATTTCTGGCCAAGAACCGGGCGCAGAAGATTTTCACCCTGCTGATGGGCCCGACCATGAACGTGGTGCTCGCCCTGCTGCTGATCTTCCTCGTCAACCTGGGCGGGGTGAAAATCGATGCCTACAAACTGCAACAACCCGTCATCGGCTATATTGAGAAGGGTTCGCCGGCGGAAAAAGCGGGTTTGCTGCCCGGCGATACGCTGCTGGCCATCAACAGCAGAAAAACAGTCAATTGGAAGGAAGTCGAAATCACCATTGGCACCAATCCCAAGGAAAGCCTGAAGATCGATTTTTCGCGCCTGGGCAAGCCGTTGACCACCAGCCTGAACGTTGCCAGCAGCAGCCGCTATGAAATCGGTTATGCCGGATTTTACTGGCAGTTGCCAGCCGAAATTGGCCAGCTCATCAAAAACTACCCGGCCGCCAAAGCGGGCTTGCAGCCCGGCGACATCATCACCGCGATCGATGGCCAGCCGATAAGCAATTATTTCGAACTGGCCGACATCATCCACCAGGCGCCTGGAAAAATGCTGCATTTGACCTACACCCGGGGCGGACGCACTCTTTTCTGCCAACTCGCACCGGTGGATGAAAGCGGCGTTGGCCTCATCGGCTTCAACGCCAAAATCGCTACCACGCAAATCCGCTACGGCTTGATCGCCGCCATACAAAACAGTTTCCAGGAAGCCGGCCGACTGACGCTCCTGACCTTCAACGCTTTTAAAAAGATTATCCAGCGTAAAATTTCGGTTAAAAATCTTTCCGGACCAATCGAGATCGCCCGCGTCTCCCAGCAGATGCTGATAAGCGGCTTCAGTAATTTTTTCATGCTCATCGCCTTCATTTCCCTGCAGCTGGGAATCGTCAATCTCTTTCCCATTCCTGGCCTTGACGGCGGCCACCTGCTTATCTTCGTCGTCGAAGCGATCATCCGCCGCGATCTGAACCAGAAGCTGAAAACCGTGTTGATCTATATCGGTTTTTCCTTCCTGATCGTACTGATGGGCTTCGTCATCCTGAACGATATCGCCAAGACCCTGCCCAACGGCTGGAAAAGCATCCTGCCTTTTTTGCACTGA
- the dxr gene encoding 1-deoxy-D-xylulose-5-phosphate reductoisomerase codes for MRMVKNIVLLGSTGSIGRNTLAVLRENRQFFRLLGLAAGANSQLLGQQVAEFDPPLLCVKSKKHALELSEQHPGKKIFFGEEGLLEIVSQPGIDYVVAAVTGTTALAATLQAIRLNMRLCLANKETLVVAGELINRELNASRAEIIPIDSEQSAIFQCLASRPREHVRRVILTASGGPFFRDGRRDFAAIGVEEALAHPTWSMGKKISIDSATLMNKALEIIEAHHLFKLPPEQIEVLIHPQSIVHSMVEFVDSAVLAQLGVPDMKLPILYSLSHPGRIDGHWPDLDLTRIPPLEFFKVDRRRFPSIALAYDVLTQGQDAGAVFNSANETAVEYFLAGRISFAQIFSVVGHMLEGWDFRPAQTLADIQETISRARLKTVEHIETEVMK; via the coding sequence ATGCGCATGGTAAAAAACATCGTGCTGCTTGGATCCACCGGTTCGATCGGACGTAACACCCTGGCCGTTCTGCGCGAAAACAGGCAATTTTTCCGCCTGCTCGGGCTGGCGGCGGGCGCCAACAGCCAATTGCTCGGCCAGCAGGTCGCCGAGTTCGATCCGCCGCTGCTCTGCGTCAAATCCAAGAAACACGCCCTGGAACTGAGCGAACAACATCCCGGCAAAAAAATCTTTTTTGGCGAGGAAGGGCTGCTTGAAATCGTTTCCCAACCGGGAATCGATTACGTGGTCGCCGCCGTCACCGGCACGACCGCCCTGGCGGCAACGCTGCAGGCCATCCGCCTGAACATGAGGCTCTGCCTAGCCAACAAGGAAACCCTGGTGGTGGCCGGAGAACTGATCAACCGCGAGCTGAACGCCTCGCGTGCGGAAATCATCCCCATCGACAGCGAGCAGAGCGCCATCTTCCAATGCCTGGCCTCGCGCCCGCGCGAGCACGTGCGCCGGGTGATCCTGACCGCTTCGGGCGGACCGTTTTTCAGGGACGGGCGAAGGGATTTTGCCGCCATCGGGGTGGAGGAGGCCCTGGCCCATCCCACCTGGTCCATGGGAAAGAAGATCAGCATCGATTCGGCCACCCTAATGAACAAAGCCCTGGAGATCATTGAAGCCCACCACCTGTTCAAATTGCCCCCGGAGCAGATCGAGGTCCTGATCCATCCCCAGAGCATCGTCCATTCCATGGTCGAATTCGTGGACTCCGCCGTCCTGGCCCAGCTGGGAGTTCCCGACATGAAATTGCCGATTCTCTACTCCCTCAGTCATCCCGGCCGCATTGACGGCCATTGGCCTGATTTGGATTTGACGCGGATACCGCCGCTTGAATTTTTTAAAGTCGACCGGCGCCGCTTCCCATCCATCGCCCTGGCCTACGATGTGCTCACGCAGGGACAGGATGCCGGAGCCGTGTTCAACTCAGCCAACGAAACGGCCGTGGAGTATTTTCTGGCCGGCAGGATCTCGTTTGCCCAAATCTTCTCCGTGGTCGGCCATATGCTGGAAGGATGGGATTTCCGGCCGGCGCAAACCCTTGCCGACATCCAGGAGACGATCTCCCGGGCCCGGCTCAAAACCGTCGAACACATCGAAACCGAGGTAATGAAATGA
- a CDS encoding phosphatidate cytidylyltransferase: MNDLSKRLPTTAVLIVFAYCAIRFLPTVYFSALLYLLISLAVVELVRLTRPRMFSWPLIFFNGLLIALAFTVKQISLIQALTVIVIASGLFFLFSIKEKTQLESFVRDIGIHCLSVFYLYIPLYFLLELKKLGANFLFFLILVIAIGDSGAYFVGSAFGKHKIYPIASPKKSLEGLIAAVLTAALSGWLSLLLFPVPVKLLTAMLSAAVIGLFSQLSDPVESLFKRAAGQKDSGTLLPGHGGVLDRVDSYIFCAPLLFYLIAYFWK; the protein is encoded by the coding sequence ATGAACGATTTAAGCAAACGCCTGCCGACCACGGCCGTGCTGATCGTTTTTGCCTACTGTGCCATCCGTTTCCTGCCGACGGTCTATTTTTCGGCACTCCTCTACCTGCTGATCAGCTTGGCGGTGGTTGAATTGGTCCGCCTGACCCGGCCGCGGATGTTTTCCTGGCCATTGATATTTTTCAACGGCCTCCTGATCGCCCTGGCCTTTACCGTTAAACAGATCAGCCTAATCCAGGCACTGACCGTGATCGTGATCGCCAGCGGCCTGTTCTTTCTTTTTTCCATCAAGGAAAAAACGCAGCTCGAATCGTTTGTCAGGGACATCGGCATCCATTGCCTCAGCGTGTTTTACTTGTACATTCCTCTCTATTTTCTGCTGGAATTGAAGAAATTGGGCGCCAATTTCCTTTTTTTCCTGATCCTGGTCATCGCCATCGGTGATTCGGGAGCATACTTTGTCGGCAGCGCCTTCGGCAAGCACAAGATCTACCCCATCGCCTCCCCCAAGAAATCGCTCGAGGGGCTCATCGCCGCCGTGCTGACCGCCGCCCTGAGCGGCTGGCTGTCGCTCCTTTTGTTCCCCGTGCCGGTGAAGCTTTTGACCGCCATGCTCAGCGCCGCCGTCATCGGGCTTTTTTCGCAGCTCTCCGACCCGGTGGAATCCCTGTTCAAACGGGCCGCGGGGCAGAAGGATTCGGGCACGCTGCTGCCGGGACACGGCGGGGTCCTGGACCGGGTGGACAGCTACATATTCTGCGCCCCGCTGCTGTTTTACCTGATCGCCTATTTCTGGAAATAA